In Eleutherodactylus coqui strain aEleCoq1 chromosome 11, aEleCoq1.hap1, whole genome shotgun sequence, a single window of DNA contains:
- the FADD gene encoding FAS-associated death domain protein, translating into MEKVDKLNAMLLQISGKLDNKELEDLKFLCQNKIVKKKMELISSPIHLFRQLKELLEISEEDLSFLVELLDTINRHDLAQEVEKFRGPQSRVQTRERDQLDQAFDIICENVGRDWKKLIRILGIADATMDQVIYENPNNMQEQLRQCLNKWREKKKEGATVSALVQGLENCRMRLVSERLADSINLSHGTS; encoded by the exons ATGGAGAAAGTGGATAAACTCAACGCCATGTTGCTACAAATATCTGGAAAGCTGGATAATAAGGAACTGGAAGATCTGAAGTTTCTCTGCCAGAACAAAATAGTGAAAAAGAAAATGGAGTTGATCAGCAGCCCCATCCATCTGTTCAGGCAACTGAAGGAGCTGCTGGAAATCTCCGAAGAGGATCTCAGCTTTCTGGTTGAGTTGTTGGACACAATTAATCGACACGATCTCGCACAAGAAGTGGAAAAGTTCCGAGGACCACAATCCCGGGTTCAGACGAGAGAAAGAG ATCAGCTTGACCAGGCCTTCGACATCATATGTGAGAACGTCGGGAGGGACTGGAAGAAACTGATCCGGATCCTCGGGATCGCAGATGCAACGATGGATCAAGTTATTTATGAAAACCCAAACAACATGCAGGAACAGCTGCGGCAATGCTTGAATAAGTGGAGGGAAAAGAAGAAGGAGGGCGCCACCGTGTCAGCCCTGGTACAAGGCCTAGAGAACTGCCGAATGCGGCTGGTATCAGAGAGACTAGCGGACTCCATTAACCTCAGTCACGGGACATCTTAA